One segment of Deltaproteobacteria bacterium DNA contains the following:
- a CDS encoding SCP2 sterol-binding domain-containing protein, giving the protein MADDRQKRRQELAATLEGRSDEEITQGVVAQGADTVLGQIFAGMVEAFLPQKAGSQSAVIQYDINVGGTVHSYQLKIAGGKCELVKGAAGPARVTLTLQAPDFLRLVTGTLNGMQAFMTGKLKLTGDMMFAQVMQGWFEQ; this is encoded by the coding sequence ATGGCAGACGACAGACAGAAGCGACGTCAGGAGCTGGCCGCCACGCTCGAGGGCCGCTCGGACGAGGAGATCACGCAGGGCGTCGTCGCGCAGGGCGCCGACACCGTGCTCGGCCAGATCTTCGCCGGCATGGTCGAGGCCTTCCTGCCCCAGAAGGCCGGGAGCCAGAGCGCCGTCATCCAGTACGACATCAACGTCGGCGGCACGGTGCACAGCTACCAGCTGAAGATCGCCGGCGGGAAATGCGAGCTGGTGAAGGGCGCGGCCGGGCCGGCGCGCGTCACGCTCACCCTCCAGGCGCCGGACTTCCTGCGGCTGGTCACGGGCACGCTGAACGGTATGCAGGCCTTCATGACCGGGAAGCTGAAGCTCACGGGCGACATGATGTTCGCCCAGGTCATGCAGGGCTGGTTCGAGCAGTGA